The Diabrotica undecimpunctata isolate CICGRU unplaced genomic scaffold, icDiaUnde3 ctg00002328.1, whole genome shotgun sequence genome window below encodes:
- the LOC140431948 gene encoding myogenesis-regulating glycosidase-like — translation DLGSQLYGTIGVGKNASCSDFPLCKVGDVDVAFRLLTGTALSVISTTTNTQEVLKDCYSTAFPGASTQWYGGPQRRVQTWPLQNMIISQSQPYISRKDDNHAVAERYWLNSLGIYIYLTEENPLFVSQNEDDSKDQVCFISKVQSPYINRDQNILEYVIYYGNDPKKSHLHAVNTYLGKPNGYPNPKMIKEPIWTTWAKYKAPITDDIVIEFAKSIRQNGFENGQLEIDDAWEVSYVVI, via the exons ATGATCTAGGAAGCCAACTCTACGGTACAATTGGCGTTGGTAAGAATGCCAGTTGTAGCGATTTTCCCCTATGCAAAGTAGGAGATGTTGATGTCGCTTTTAGACTTCTGACTGGCACTGCACTGTCAGTCATATCGACCACCACCAACACGCAAGAGGTACTTAAAGACTGTTACTCCACGGCTTTTCCAGGTGCCTCCACACAATGGTATGGGGGGCCACAGAGGCGTGTCCAAACGTGGCCGTTACAGAACATGATCATTTCTCAATCACAGCCTTATATCAGCAGAAAGGACGACAATCATGCTGTGGCTGAGAGATACTGGTTAAACTCTTtgggtatttatatttatttaactgaaGAGAATCCATTGTTTGTGAGTCAAAATGAGGACGATTCAAAAGATCAAGTGTGTTTTATATCAAAGGTTCAATCGCCCTATATCAATAGAGATCAG aACATCCTGGAATATGTGATATATTATGGTAATGATCCCAAAAAATCTCATTTACATGCTGTAAATACTTATTTAGGAAAACCAAATG GTTATCCAAATCCAAAAATGATCAAGGAACCAATTTGGACTACTTGGGCTAAGTATAAAGCTCCGATAACAGATGACATAGTGATAGAGTTTGCAAAAAGCATTAGGCAAAATGGGTTCGAAAATGGACAGCTCGAGATTGACGATGCATGGGAGGTAAGTTATGTTGTAATATGA